In one window of Henckelia pumila isolate YLH828 chromosome 1, ASM3356847v2, whole genome shotgun sequence DNA:
- the LOC140860486 gene encoding uncharacterized protein, giving the protein MATRRGRALHPPPPPPPPSPPPPPPPPPPTPPPARDVGTQVLAGLARILERHVDAPRPGLGTIYEQFRKMNPKDFAGTTDPLVAEGWIRSLEVIFLYMQLGDPDRVRCAVFHLQDDAALWWEGVEKTVDTATLPWAEFRRLFFEKYFTADVRARLKTEFLSLRQGDLSVAEFVVKFERGFHFVPLIGDDKVEKLQHFIVGLRPTIR; this is encoded by the coding sequence ATGGCCACTCGTCGTGGACGTGCACTGCATCCGCCACCACCTCCTCCACCTCCATCGCCGCCACCACCGCCGCCACCTCCTCCTCCGACACCTCCACCAGCTAGAGATGTTGGGACGCAGGTGCTAGCGGGCTTAGCCCGTATCCTAGAGCGACATGTGGACGCTCCGAGGCCTGGGCTTGGGACTATTTATGAGCAGTTCAGGAAAATGAATCCGAAGGACTTtgctggcaccactgatccactgGTAGCGGAGGGATGGATCCGTTCTCTTGAGGTGATATTCCTCTATATGCAGTTGGGAGATCCGGATCGAGTCCGTTGTGCTGTCTTTCATCTCCAGGATGATGCtgccctctggtgggagggagtGGAGAAGACAGTAGACACGGCTACCCTGCCTTGGGCTGAGTTTAGGAGACTCTTCTTTGAAAAGTATTTCACTGCTGATGTGAGGgcccgtttgaagacggagtttttgagtctgcgacagggagacTTATCGGTGGCTGAGTTTGTGGTGAAATTTGAGCGAGGTTTCCACTTTGTGCCTTTGATTGGGGACGACAAGGTGGAGAAGCTCCAGCACTTCATTGTTGGGCTGCGACCCACTATCCGATGA